The following DNA comes from Xiphias gladius isolate SHS-SW01 ecotype Sanya breed wild chromosome 10, ASM1685928v1, whole genome shotgun sequence.
gaggggaggggaggggaggtgaCTGGGCAATTGAACACTACTCTATAGGATCCCGGGCTGCTATGTGACTGTGGCCAACCGACGGCAGAGGACATACTGagtctgaaaatgaatgacGAGATAGTTTTTCGTTTTGCTAGACTGAACAAACAGGTAAGCCGTTTACTTTTCCGAGTGCCATTGAATTTACTTTAAGTGTAGGAAGGACACCTTCAGAATACACATTATTTTCAGCGGTTAAAAAGACGAAAAGCGAATCTCCATTACCACGTGaccaagttttgtttttgttttttttcttaaatgattTTTGTCGCACCAGTGTTTATAGGTCTTTTGAGTGTTTTACTGTACGTCAGATCCCGGATGTTAGGTGTTCATCAAACAAACCGCGTCCTTGTTTTGAGTCCCAGTCTGAGGCGCTCCAGTGCAGGAAGACAAGGATCACATTCCTTTTTGCgttttgtggatgtttttagAGGATTCCATCATTTCTTTGGAATTCCACCCGGGTCTTGGGAGACTTGTCACATCACTCCATGGTTTTGCAGTCTCCTTAACCAGACTCTACATGTTGTCAGCGCTGTTGTCTGTAACTTGAACAAACTACTCACCTGAGGCCTACTTGACCTATCAACAGACTTGGGGctgctttcacttttcattGAATCATTAATTAGAAATTGTTCCACGAAAATCAAggtaaaatgtgtattttgaatCCCACCTAAAATTGGTGTTATCATTTTGCTACCATTTTCAAGATAATTGAGGAATTTATTAATCCTTGACTCGATTTAAATACACACTATCTGCACTTCTtacaaaaattcaattttaatgaGTCCCTCAGTCCAGTTGGTTCATTTGCTTCAAGCTTCATCCTCCGACCCATCTTCTGTTCCAGCTGCTGtatttgtgtcacattttaaaatcatttggaGGGAAAGTGGTGGGAGGAGGTCCAGTTCTTGTTCCCAGTGTTCACTGTGAGatttttttacttcaatttTGTTAATATCTTTGTCCTTACATCTACTAAGAGcaactttattttattgagggttttatggggaaaaaatgttttatataaatgaaatgaaagaacgTGATGTTTTTGAACAAACAGTGGACATTTATTAGAGGAATAGTAAAATGCTGGGTGCAGTTGTTAAGGGGACAGAGGAGCTCGTGACTGATGCTGTCGTCTCCCTCTAGCATCTAGTGGGAACGAGCACCAACCTGCGGTGCATACAGATTATTGCATTCCCCCTGAGcctgcttctcctccttctcttgtCACAGAGAGCTCCTCCTATCTGTTGTATTTCTTCCCATCAGTATCCGAGAGAACCGACTGTCCTCTAGCTTGTGATCGTAAATAATAGTGTCACTGCAGCCATCTCACCAGCATCTCTCCAGGACAAAAGAATACTAATGACGTTCTGGAAATTTGTTTTCACGAGACAGAACATATTGTGAGATAACAGTTACAATCCTGTTTTAACTCCCCAGAATTTGAGTTTGTACTCAAGCATCAATACATTCAAAATGTGAAGGTGTTGCAGCAGGTTCAGGGGCAACTTTCACATCCTTTTCCCCTGATCTAGGTGTTTCCCCACCTAGAAAGAGGGGTGACGATGAGGGTGTGTTCCTGTTTAGGTGGGAAAGGCTGATATGTGTACACCACTATACTGTGTCTTATCTCGTGTTCCTAATTGTGCTTCTAAATGGGAAATAAATGGTTAACCCTATCCTTGATCATTTCTGCAACCCAGACAGTGTCATCCTACTCCCAGCTTCCACCTGAATGTTTACTTCTTGGGTGTCTTGTACAGTACGTGTATATATGCCTAGGCTTACATCcgtacagtatgttgttttgtATCAGTTACGTAACAGAGGAATCCATAattttgtgacctttttttaattaaatggcCAAACCAACAGGGCGAAATAAACATGAAACCTCACCTGGCTGTATTTTATTCAGCTCTGATTTTTTGAGAATTTGTGAGTAAATGCTATTTTATCTCTTGTTATTTCTTTGACTATAGTAGGAGGTAACATCCTGTCATACATAGCCAAGTTAAGCCACGTTTCAATGATAGTTTCCACATATAGGAGGTTGCTTTAGGTCTTATTTATAAATTCTGTAGTACCAAAACTATAAAAAGGTAGCGCTTAATACTTTAATTTCCTCCTTGAAGTGCAAAGAGAAGACTGCCAGACAGAGTGCCGCAATTCTCCACTCAGCCTCCAGATGTTTATTGCTTATGCATTTATGAATCAGATATTTCATAGAATTGGAGACAGTAAAAAAGACAGATACATATAAACTTTTTCAAGTAGGCCCACTGACTCTATACAAAATGGTttcttattaaaataaaaatatcttttcataATCTTAGTCTTCtgtacatgtaaaaaaacaaaaaaatacaaagatataTTTACAAGAACACCAGACGAAAGACAGTCTAACGGTTTCTAATGCTACCTTCAGTTCCCTGACAGGCCTCTGTAATcctgggatgtttttttttttttttttaaaccactaaATGTTACTGAGGTTGTAGGTGATGTGCTGTTGGATTCACCAACAGTCCAAGGATGGTGGAGAGACAGTGAAGCTTCTCCTTGACGTGCTCTGGCAACTTTTCGTTCTCCTTATACCTGTGAAAAAGGAACAATTATTTATCTACAATCCCTTCATGATTTACTGTACCTTACAAGATAGGTTTGCATTGTGTGAAAAATTTTTtcctgtgacttttttttttcttttcgggTAAATGTTGATTGTGTGCCTCGTTCtaaatttaaaatcctactgAAGCTCTAGTAAGTATTACATTTTGAGAAAGGCTCTTTATAAAGACATTCATTATGAAATATGATCAACTGTACCCCAGCTGCCACTGTCTTAATGATAAAGCTGATAAACACAAGCCCATAAAGTGACAGAAACGCATTTCCAACATATTTTGTACCTGGTGATCTTCCCCTCTGGAGATGTGTAGGTAATGCAGGAAACTCCAGCCTGAACCACCAGCTGAGACCCATCATTGAACTGCACCCACACCTCTCCGCTCGTcagctgcagaaacaaaaacagagatcCACCCTTTAAATCACAAAGACAATTCTTTTGCTGATTATAGGACATTAGGTTAATTTATTTACCAATTACCTGAGATGCCCATCCAACATTGGGCACAAATATTGACTTAACCACTTTTCCTGTGCTTTGTACCAGGTCCTGTCGCACTGGGGAGCTTTTCTTACCCAGGCTGGCTGTGGTGAAATCAGACCCATCGTAGGAAATCatctgaaaaatacaatttaaaaacaaaaaatgaaagacaaatcTCAGGCTAGCTGTCTTGCTGTTAAGACCTCTAAGCCACTTGTTCATCCATCCTCCAGTGTAAGGTTTCCAGACACTCACTGAAGGAGTGATCTGTGGAGGTTGAGGAGGTGAAGCTGTTTCAGGAGGCACCGGGTGGCAGGGCAGGGACAACGAGCACGGGGAGTCTGGGTTGGCAGGTCTCCTAGGAAGAATAACATATATAGAACATTAATTAGCCTCACAAgatgaggaaaaaggaaaagcacgGAGCATATCATTGACAGAGTTTTCTACTCACCTGCCAATAGTTATGGGGAAGAAAGGGACGTTCTTGGTGCTGCgctgctcctctgctgtgaTGGCGGCCTCTAGTGACAGACAGATGCTGTGGCCCTCATCAGACAACTCCACATACAGCCTACTCTCTGGGCTCAGGCCAGTCAGCCCCACCTCCCCCTTAACTGTGTACGACTTCCCGCTCTTCTCCACCACTCGCACCAGCTCTGATGTCTTGTGGGTCTTTGCTCCTACAAGAAACATGTTTATGATATGAAGCATTATACATTAACTCCATGCACCTTCCCCCTTAGTGGGATCACGTGTTTCGACAGACATTTAACTCACCATCATAAAAGCAAACCTCCAGGTCTGCATTGGGGGAATTCTCCATTAGCATTACTTTAGCATACTTAGTGTAAAGGGTCACTTTAGGAGTCTTGGATTTCACGAGCTGCACAAATTTGGAGGCGTACTGGTATTTCTTCCAGTATTTttctgtaacaaaacaaaacaaaacaaaaaattaattaattgaatttttttttttttaatttaaaaattaaaaaaaaaaaagccattaagATATAATTTGATGTTATTGGATGTGAAGCGTCTATAAGAGTACCCGGAAGGTCCTCGTAGCTACAAATGAGAATGTCTTCTGGAGGAGCGGGAGGGCAGTCCAGCACAGGAAAACCCTTTCCATTATTAGGCTGGTATATTGTCACCTACaggaaataataacaataataataacaactataatatcaataataagCTAGCATTTGCAGGAGTAATAATTATGGTATGATGTTACACTACCCCCTACTGGTAACATATGGAAAATAGAGAATGAGTAACTGAGTAATATTCAGGGTGCTACATAATGAACGCACCATTGAACCATCACAGGAAATCCGAAGGACTTCTTTGACTCTCTCTTGACCACTCTGGCATTTCAACAACTCCATACACACTTCACCCGTGTCCAGGATGCTCACCTGCATGCAAgacaacaaaaggaaatgatATATTAACAAATTTCCCAGTTGATCACACAGTGAACAAATAATCGAAAAAACATGAGCAATATCTTACAACAGCATTTTTGGTCTTCTGTCTGATAGGCTTCAGTCTGGATGCACACAGAGGAGGGACTACGTCTCTGAGCGTTTTCTTCTCCTTATCTGTGCTGGGTTTAGCTGAAGGGAGCTTTAACTCTCTGCCATGAGGAGGCTGAAACTCTGCCCCAGGTACATTCTCCCTGTATGAGTCAGGGTCAGAGGAAAGCTGGTGGTGCAGGTGGTGCTGGTTGTGGTGACCCAATGGCTTGCCTGTCCAGGAATTGTGAATCCCTAAAGGTCCTCTGCTGCCgtggaagctgctgctgctgctgtgtgtgctgcTATCTGTGGGTCTCTGTCCGGAACctgggaaggaaaggaaaatatttgtaaaGACTTGCTTTAGCTGATGGTTTTAGCGAATGGTTTTAAATTATCTTTAGAGAGTTTAAAggttcatttatcatttttaaaacacttctGGTTCAAAAGGGTGGCTAGCCTAGTCCCTATATCTATGGTTTAATCCACTAATAGCCCAGGATGATTTCATTCACAGGCATTTCTTACTTCAAAGTGTTCCCAATCTATGTGCTGAACTCAATAAAAGTTGGTCAGATGAGAAAACTAGCTAACTCATGATACTGAAGTAAAACAGCTGAAACCTATCACATATGGACAGATaatcaaaaggcaaaaaaacaaaccatcacTGTTGAGCCAATTAGTGACTCCCTCCAGGTCTTGAAACTGCAGGTTTGGTGGATGTGCCATCTGTGAGGGTAATGAGTACCCAGAACTGAAAAAACAGTGAAGTGAAATCTGTTAGTGTCAGGTTAAAtgttattataaattattagaATATGAACGGAGAGACTACTTACTTTGCAGACTGTTTGACGGGAGGAGAAGGGAGACCCCCATGCTCTGAAAATGGGTGTTGAGTGGAGGACATGGGGAAGACTGGTCTACCTATATTAGTCAAAGTCTCCTCTGAGTGGCATCTCCCCAGCTCGTGACTTGACCCCTGCCCAGATGCACAAGAGCCGGAGCGATCCGAGGAGTGAGCCCTCCTCAGGTATCGAGAATGAGGCTGTCCATTCTCTCCACCATGAAGTGCCCTGCTCCTGCCCTCTCTGTGAAATCTGTCTGGCAGGTGCTGCTTTTGCCACTGGTCTCCGTCCTCAAAACAGGTGCCGACAGGCTGGCAAGGAAGACTCGGAATGGGCATCATGCGATTGGGAAGGGCAGAGCCAATCATGTGCCTGGTTCTCCTTTGGAGGCgggagctgctgctggctgaggtggaggaggtgcAGGCTGTTGAGATGGTGGCGATGCCGCTGTCAATGGACCCTTCATCTCCCATCCCCAGCTCCTTGGTCCTGACCAGCAGGCTCTGGGTCATGAACGGGTGGTCCAGCACTGCAGAGAGGCTGGGCCGCTGGGCGGGGTCCttctgcagcagctgatggATCAGGTCCTGAGCCTCTACAGAAACATGACCGGGCATCTCATATTCCCCAAGAACCACTTTTGACAAGGTGTGcttgactgtgtctgtgtcaaaTGGAGGGCGCCCCATCAGGAAGGCGTAGAACATGCACCCCAGTGACCAGACATCGGATTCCAGACCGTGAGCGCTGCGAGTGGCCACCTCCGGGGAGATGTAGTTCGGTGTTCCGCACATGGTGAAGTGCTTTTCATTTGGGAGTTTGAGCTGAGTTGCCAGACCAAAGTCTGCTATCTTAATGTTCATGTTGCCGGTCAGCAAAAGGTTGGACAAGGTCAGATCCCGATGCAAGATGCCATGAGTATGTAAATACAGCATTCCTTTCACTATTTGATGCATGAAATGTCTTGCtgtgggaaaaataaataaaaaaattttaaaaacaataaagacaGGCAGTTCGCAAAACAGATAAACCATTTAGTGCAACATAATTCATTATGAATTTTCTAAGTAAAATAGTTCTGCCTGACCTTCATCTTCAGAGAAAGGCACCTTCCGCTCTTTAAGGTACCGACTCATCTCTCCATTGTGGCACATCTCCAACACCAAGTACACATAGTTGCTGTCCTCAAAGTAGTTGTACAGCTTAAATAAAGACATGATATACAATATGGTATTTATAATCATGTcaaagagagaagacaaaatCTGGAAAACGTTTGGCTGGATTGGAGTCTAAAATATTGTGCTGCTGTGGTCCAGAAAAGTTGTGGGACTACTAAAATTTCAAAGCCACACTGATAACCAACCCTAAAATTAAGAAGATGACCAAGAAAAAATTGGATGAGCAACTATAATAGTGAATAAAAGTACGATAAATAACTGTGACAATAACACAAAGCTGAATCACAGACTTAGACATAGACAATATACACAtattaaactgtatatttttaaaaaaaatttcatgttCCAAAATACAGAATTGAAATCCTACAATTAGTGCTGCAAACCTGTCGCATCAGGTCTGTTTTTGTTGTACATTtaacagagaaattaaaaaataaaaaatttaaaaaaaacttaaaattaatgTCACACAGAAAATCCAAAAGAGAGCAAATACATGAGTGCCACAGGAGACTTTATGTAGTGTAATAATAACCCACAGTAACATGAAATTTGATGTGTCCAGCAAACGTTACCTCAAGTACTGACGGATGTTTCAATCGGCAGTGAATCTCCACCTCGTTTGTCACACGCTGGACCATACCAGCTTTGTGCATTGCTTTTTTGTCAATCTGCAGACAGGAACAACGGAGATAATTATACACCTGCCACTCGTTAGATCAACATGCACTGTGGTACAGTGCAGGAGCACGGTGGTTCGGTTAAGTGTCTAATAGTCAATCTGTCGCCCACAAAGACACTGAACTATTCAGACCTTGTTTGTTGGGAGTCGAGGGACCCAGGAATCCCA
Coding sequences within:
- the plk4 gene encoding serine/threonine-protein kinase PLK4 isoform X2, which gives rise to MSVSIGDKIEDFKVLTLLGKGSFACVYRAKSVNTGLEVAIKTIDKKAMHKAGMVQRVTNEVEIHCRLKHPSVLELYNYFEDSNYVYLVLEMCHNGEMSRYLKERKVPFSEDEARHFMHQIVKGMLYLHTHGILHRDLTLSNLLLTGNMNIKIADFGLATQLKLPNEKHFTMCGTPNYISPEVATRSAHGLESDVWSLGCMFYAFLMGRPPFDTDTVKHTLSKVVLGEYEMPGHVSVEAQDLIHQLLQKDPAQRPSLSAVLDHPFMTQSLLVRTKELGMGDEGSIDSGIATISTACTSSTSASSSSRLQRRTRHMIGSALPNRMMPIPSLPCQPVGTCFEDGDQWQKQHLPDRFHREGRSRALHGGENGQPHSRYLRRAHSSDRSGSCASGQGSSHELGRCHSEETLTNIGRPVFPMSSTQHPFSEHGGLPSPPVKQSANSGYSLPSQMAHPPNLQFQDLEGVTNWLNSDGSGQRPTDSSTHSSSSSFHGSRGPLGIHNSWTGKPLGHHNQHHLHHQLSSDPDSYRENVPGAEFQPPHGRELKLPSAKPSTDKEKKTLRDVVPPLCASRLKPIRQKTKNAVVSILDTGEVCMELLKCQSGQERVKEVLRISCDGSMVTIYQPNNGKGFPVLDCPPAPPEDILICSYEDLPEKYWKKYQYASKFVQLVKSKTPKVTLYTKYAKVMLMENSPNADLEVCFYDGAKTHKTSELVRVVEKSGKSYTVKGEVGLTGLSPESRLYVELSDEGHSICLSLEAAITAEEQRSTKNVPFFPITIGRRPANPDSPCSLSLPCHPVPPETASPPQPPQITPSMISYDGSDFTTASLGKKSSPVRQDLVQSTGKVVKSIFVPNVGWASQLTSGEVWVQFNDGSQLVVQAGVSCITYTSPEGKITRYKENEKLPEHVKEKLHCLSTILGLLVNPTAHHLQPQ
- the plk4 gene encoding serine/threonine-protein kinase PLK4 isoform X1, translating into MSQARGTMFDQIIHYFFQNLSDDTQASRDEEKRLSFAQELRIEDFKVLTLLGKGSFACVYRAKSVNTGLEVAIKTIDKKAMHKAGMVQRVTNEVEIHCRLKHPSVLELYNYFEDSNYVYLVLEMCHNGEMSRYLKERKVPFSEDEARHFMHQIVKGMLYLHTHGILHRDLTLSNLLLTGNMNIKIADFGLATQLKLPNEKHFTMCGTPNYISPEVATRSAHGLESDVWSLGCMFYAFLMGRPPFDTDTVKHTLSKVVLGEYEMPGHVSVEAQDLIHQLLQKDPAQRPSLSAVLDHPFMTQSLLVRTKELGMGDEGSIDSGIATISTACTSSTSASSSSRLQRRTRHMIGSALPNRMMPIPSLPCQPVGTCFEDGDQWQKQHLPDRFHREGRSRALHGGENGQPHSRYLRRAHSSDRSGSCASGQGSSHELGRCHSEETLTNIGRPVFPMSSTQHPFSEHGGLPSPPVKQSANSGYSLPSQMAHPPNLQFQDLEGVTNWLNSDGSGQRPTDSSTHSSSSSFHGSRGPLGIHNSWTGKPLGHHNQHHLHHQLSSDPDSYRENVPGAEFQPPHGRELKLPSAKPSTDKEKKTLRDVVPPLCASRLKPIRQKTKNAVVSILDTGEVCMELLKCQSGQERVKEVLRISCDGSMVTIYQPNNGKGFPVLDCPPAPPEDILICSYEDLPEKYWKKYQYASKFVQLVKSKTPKVTLYTKYAKVMLMENSPNADLEVCFYDGAKTHKTSELVRVVEKSGKSYTVKGEVGLTGLSPESRLYVELSDEGHSICLSLEAAITAEEQRSTKNVPFFPITIGRRPANPDSPCSLSLPCHPVPPETASPPQPPQITPSMISYDGSDFTTASLGKKSSPVRQDLVQSTGKVVKSIFVPNVGWASQLTSGEVWVQFNDGSQLVVQAGVSCITYTSPEGKITRYKENEKLPEHVKEKLHCLSTILGLLVNPTAHHLQPQ